A region from the Sandaracinus amylolyticus genome encodes:
- a CDS encoding metallophosphoesterase family protein: MASLLLVACGSADARTEPDAATPATDSGPQRPPDPLRMRIELPPLDCSRENCFQVVLLSDPHVIDEWYTGPENGELDTASILAANERLVGARDRIHALDMPIARAFVLGDVIHEYNSLDPMFYYEPSNLTAHDIVADVLETFEMPVHLALGNHDYFVPEMPREFVHELFRDKLGLERTYYSVDHRGFRFIVLDSQLGDTWDAASARFDTHYGSFGEAQLRWLDEQLAEGLPSFVMFHHHPLVLAEGELDDADFADIHAVLGRHENVLVALSGHLHRWFNHQRRYGSWHVTLGSTRYDEDAFWVIRCDTESGEFDLLNPDTAVWGSVDSLPYPR; encoded by the coding sequence GTGGCTTCTCTCCTGCTCGTCGCCTGCGGCTCCGCCGACGCGCGCACCGAGCCCGACGCCGCGACGCCCGCCACCGACTCGGGCCCGCAGCGGCCGCCGGATCCGCTCCGCATGCGCATCGAGCTCCCGCCGCTCGACTGCTCGCGCGAGAACTGCTTCCAGGTCGTGCTGCTCTCCGATCCCCACGTGATCGACGAGTGGTACACCGGACCGGAGAACGGCGAGCTCGACACCGCGTCGATCCTCGCCGCGAACGAGCGCCTCGTCGGCGCGCGCGATCGCATCCACGCGCTCGACATGCCCATCGCGCGCGCGTTCGTCCTCGGCGACGTGATCCACGAGTACAACTCGCTCGATCCGATGTTCTATTACGAGCCCTCGAACCTCACTGCGCACGACATCGTCGCGGACGTGCTCGAGACGTTCGAGATGCCGGTGCACCTCGCGCTCGGCAATCACGACTATTTCGTGCCGGAGATGCCGCGCGAATTCGTGCACGAGCTCTTCCGCGACAAGCTCGGTCTCGAGCGCACGTATTACTCGGTCGATCACCGCGGATTCCGATTCATCGTGCTCGACAGTCAGCTCGGCGACACGTGGGACGCGGCGAGCGCGCGGTTCGATACGCACTACGGCAGCTTCGGCGAGGCACAGCTCCGCTGGCTCGACGAGCAGCTCGCCGAAGGACTGCCGAGCTTCGTGATGTTCCACCACCACCCGCTCGTCCTCGCCGAGGGCGAGCTCGACGACGCGGACTTCGCCGACATCCACGCGGTGCTGGGGCGCCACGAGAACGTCCTCGTCGCGCTCTCCGGGCACCTGCACCGATGGTTCAACCACCAGCGCCGATATGGCAGCTGGCACGTGACGCTCGGCTCGACGCGCTACGACGAGGACGCGTTCTGGGTCATCCGCTGCGACACCGAGTCGGGCGAATTCGATCTGCTCAATCCGGACACGGCGGTCTGGGGCAGTGTCGATTCGCTCCCCTACCCGCGCTGA
- a CDS encoding cation:proton antiporter — protein sequence MSLDFTAALAIGGALFVLVALGAAALRDRPVTVAIFYLALGVALGPFGVGAMAPRIDDPWLLRLTEVAVLGSLFASGLKVRAPWRSPGLRAAVLLAGPGLAITAALVAIGAHLALGMAWDAALLLGAVMAPTDPVLASEVALRSPRDENALRAALTVEAGLNDGTAFPLVALGVLAVTSAAPLDATTLATWALDRVLWAVPAGLVIGAAIGWTTGRVAFVARARAGRTEGIDELLAVGVVALSYVAAEAVHAWGFLAVFASGVALRRAELRVVASAGLPDERVSPRLELDERAPADALMQPEVSDEARRHPTVAAATVLHDTSRLAGTLERVGEIAVVVCAGAMLARSFDPAGLALAAVLFLVARPAGVLVTLARSPFAAREKAVAGWLGIRGAGTLYYLAWAANEGALGGSAAHVADLAITCVATSIVLHGVTATPLVRRIDRAHATTADAGLAEPVTT from the coding sequence TTGTCGCTCGACTTCACCGCGGCGCTCGCGATCGGCGGCGCCCTCTTCGTCCTCGTCGCGCTCGGCGCTGCCGCACTGCGCGATCGGCCGGTGACCGTCGCGATCTTCTATCTCGCGCTCGGTGTGGCGCTCGGTCCGTTCGGGGTCGGTGCGATGGCGCCACGCATCGACGATCCGTGGCTCCTGCGCCTCACCGAGGTCGCCGTGCTCGGATCGCTCTTCGCGAGCGGGCTCAAGGTGCGCGCGCCCTGGCGCTCGCCGGGCCTGCGCGCCGCCGTGCTGCTCGCGGGGCCCGGGCTCGCGATCACCGCGGCGCTCGTCGCGATCGGCGCACACCTCGCGCTCGGGATGGCGTGGGACGCGGCGCTGCTGCTCGGCGCGGTGATGGCGCCGACCGATCCCGTGCTCGCGAGCGAGGTCGCGCTGCGCTCGCCGCGCGACGAGAACGCGCTGCGCGCCGCGCTCACGGTCGAGGCGGGCCTCAACGACGGCACCGCGTTCCCGCTGGTCGCGCTCGGCGTCCTCGCGGTGACGAGCGCCGCACCGCTCGACGCGACGACGCTGGCGACGTGGGCGCTCGATCGCGTGCTCTGGGCCGTGCCCGCAGGGCTCGTGATCGGCGCGGCGATCGGATGGACGACCGGGCGCGTCGCGTTCGTCGCGCGAGCGCGCGCCGGCCGCACCGAGGGCATCGACGAGCTGCTCGCGGTCGGCGTGGTCGCGCTCTCGTACGTCGCCGCGGAGGCAGTGCACGCGTGGGGCTTCCTCGCGGTGTTCGCGAGCGGCGTCGCGCTGCGTCGCGCCGAGCTGCGCGTCGTCGCGAGCGCCGGCCTGCCCGACGAGCGCGTCTCGCCGCGGCTCGAGCTCGACGAGCGCGCGCCCGCCGACGCGCTGATGCAGCCCGAGGTGAGCGACGAAGCGCGCCGGCACCCCACGGTTGCAGCCGCAACCGTGCTCCACGACACGAGCCGCCTCGCGGGCACGCTCGAGCGCGTCGGCGAGATCGCCGTCGTGGTGTGCGCGGGCGCGATGCTCGCGCGCTCGTTCGATCCGGCCGGCCTCGCGCTCGCGGCCGTGCTCTTCCTCGTCGCACGGCCCGCCGGCGTGCTCGTGACGCTCGCGCGGAGCCCGTTCGCCGCGCGCGAAAAAGCGGTCGCGGGGTGGCTCGGGATCCGCGGCGCGGGGACGCTCTACTACCTCGCGTGGGCCGCGAACGAAGGCGCGCTCGGAGGGAGCGCGGCGCACGTCGCGGACCTCGCGATCACCTGCGTCGCGACGAGCATCGTGCTGCACGGCGTGACCGCGACACCGCTCGTGCGCCGGATCGATCGCGCGCACGCGACCACCGCGGACGCGGGCCTCGCCGAGCCGGTCACCACCTAG
- a CDS encoding penicillin acylase family protein, protein MRRVALCVSLFASFVVGCSCDDDPPATDAGSDAGPQTILHSVPETERFTIPCLSEEAQIVRTELNVPHIYAASREDAFCALGFVMARDRFFQMDLTRRLSQGRLSELLGDAALATDIEERMKGGAFVTGMQTDALTDDEAREVDAFAAGINAYVAAASNGDLPLPSEVRLGAALLGAGTRPWSLLHEWDRRDVIACGVTVLYSTSFETGDVGRDRDHAQVDTLFEGMPDRALRLAGVRQDVMERYAPPRDTSSASGWGLETASESARVTRRRGRGRHHASVETAVMDRLTEHLERIVARMPRTPGEGYGSNVWAVAGSSTPDGRALLAGDGHLQLSVPALFWQVGIDTAFLSEGADDTRLLGATIPGLPTIGVGTNGRVAWSQTAYFADVTDWYREEIVLGDDGSPRGSRFQGEERALVRVDEEYVIADVPALDSEGRTESIARFTTFDGRWITSIEGDAVEDGAERPASAVNMMGEWIVPGDVDGDGVVSAISFDYGPFDGGVLLRAFRLFGLAENVEDYRQAMRHFIGYGGSMMASDTTGDVLYSAYHAVPCRSYLPRDGATNRWIAGADPRRLIDGTQYGGWSIPLTADGRVDETAAATDADGCAVPFDEWPQALSPARGYVQHANNDPGAIATDGDLFDDPHYIGGPWIEGYRAARIAQRLEEAIAAERATIAEMQDIQGDHHSNLGEEWVPLFLDELERARTLAAGTPAEGTSDARIAAMWRAEQAAFEDVEGRLRAWRDADYPTPSGVATFYSEPAAEDRAHAIATTIFGTWFPRFVRGTLDDEGIPGGLSPAVTGDTYRMQTMLLLVRGRGPGNPESLGSYEPAREESVFFDDVATTEIETSHEIVVRALRDALVFLRSEPSAPGEGGFGSDDPDDWIWGLRHGVRFESLLADFLGDDPMFSIFVDNFSITPERIELAEGIGEGDPRAGLTFFPRPGDQFDVDAANPGLSGERFTHGSGPVFRMVIALGGEQGVEGWNVIPGGQSGITQSEHFDDQVQLWLGNETIPMRWDVEDVVEGGIGREVLVPMQ, encoded by the coding sequence ATGCGTCGTGTCGCTCTGTGCGTCTCGTTGTTCGCGTCGTTCGTCGTCGGATGCTCGTGTGACGACGATCCACCGGCGACCGACGCGGGGAGCGACGCCGGGCCGCAGACGATCCTGCACTCCGTGCCCGAGACGGAGCGCTTCACGATCCCGTGCCTCTCCGAGGAAGCACAGATCGTCCGCACCGAGCTGAACGTGCCGCACATCTACGCGGCGTCGCGCGAGGACGCGTTCTGCGCGCTCGGGTTCGTGATGGCGCGCGATCGCTTCTTCCAGATGGACCTCACGCGGCGCTTGTCGCAGGGGCGCCTCTCCGAGCTGCTCGGCGATGCGGCGCTCGCGACGGACATCGAGGAGCGCATGAAGGGCGGCGCGTTCGTCACCGGGATGCAGACGGACGCGCTCACCGACGACGAGGCGCGCGAGGTCGACGCGTTCGCTGCGGGCATCAACGCGTACGTCGCGGCGGCGAGCAACGGCGATCTGCCGCTGCCCTCCGAGGTGCGGCTCGGCGCGGCGCTGCTCGGCGCGGGCACGCGGCCGTGGTCGCTGCTGCACGAGTGGGATCGGCGCGACGTGATCGCGTGCGGCGTGACGGTGCTCTACTCGACGAGCTTCGAGACCGGCGACGTCGGGCGCGATCGCGATCACGCGCAGGTCGACACGCTGTTCGAGGGCATGCCCGATCGCGCGCTGCGCCTCGCAGGCGTGCGGCAGGACGTGATGGAGCGCTACGCGCCGCCGCGCGACACGTCGTCGGCGTCGGGCTGGGGGCTCGAGACGGCGAGCGAGAGCGCGCGGGTGACGCGACGTCGTGGTCGCGGGCGTCACCACGCGAGCGTCGAGACCGCGGTGATGGATCGACTGACCGAGCACCTCGAGCGCATCGTCGCGCGGATGCCGCGCACGCCCGGCGAGGGCTACGGCTCGAACGTGTGGGCGGTCGCGGGCAGCTCGACGCCCGATGGTCGCGCGCTGCTCGCGGGTGACGGGCACCTGCAGCTCAGCGTGCCCGCGCTCTTCTGGCAGGTCGGGATCGACACGGCGTTCCTCTCGGAAGGCGCCGACGACACGCGCCTGCTCGGCGCGACGATCCCGGGCCTGCCGACGATCGGCGTGGGCACGAACGGTCGCGTCGCGTGGAGCCAGACCGCGTACTTCGCGGACGTGACGGACTGGTACCGCGAGGAGATCGTGCTCGGCGACGACGGCTCGCCGCGCGGCTCGCGCTTCCAGGGCGAGGAGCGCGCGCTGGTGCGCGTCGACGAGGAGTACGTGATCGCCGACGTGCCCGCGCTCGACAGCGAGGGGCGCACCGAGTCGATCGCACGCTTCACGACGTTCGACGGACGCTGGATCACGTCGATCGAAGGTGACGCGGTCGAGGACGGAGCGGAGCGCCCCGCGAGCGCGGTGAACATGATGGGCGAGTGGATCGTGCCCGGCGACGTCGACGGCGACGGCGTGGTGAGCGCGATCAGCTTCGACTACGGGCCCTTCGACGGCGGCGTGCTGCTGCGCGCGTTCCGGCTCTTCGGGCTCGCCGAGAACGTCGAGGACTATCGCCAGGCGATGCGCCACTTCATCGGGTACGGCGGCTCGATGATGGCGTCGGACACCACGGGCGACGTGCTCTACAGCGCGTACCACGCGGTGCCGTGTCGCTCGTACCTGCCGCGCGACGGCGCGACGAACCGGTGGATCGCGGGCGCCGATCCGCGGCGGCTGATCGACGGCACGCAGTACGGTGGTTGGTCGATCCCGCTCACCGCGGACGGTCGCGTCGACGAGACCGCGGCGGCGACCGACGCCGACGGCTGCGCGGTGCCGTTCGACGAGTGGCCGCAGGCGCTCTCGCCCGCGCGCGGCTACGTGCAGCACGCGAACAACGATCCCGGCGCGATCGCGACCGACGGCGATCTCTTCGACGATCCGCACTACATCGGCGGGCCGTGGATCGAGGGCTATCGCGCGGCGCGCATCGCGCAGCGCCTGGAAGAGGCGATCGCGGCGGAGCGCGCGACGATCGCCGAGATGCAGGACATCCAGGGCGATCATCACTCGAACCTCGGTGAGGAGTGGGTGCCGCTCTTCCTCGATGAGCTGGAGCGCGCGCGCACGCTCGCGGCGGGCACGCCGGCGGAGGGCACGAGCGACGCGCGCATCGCGGCGATGTGGCGCGCGGAGCAGGCGGCGTTCGAAGACGTCGAAGGGCGCCTGCGCGCGTGGCGCGACGCGGACTATCCGACTCCGTCGGGCGTCGCGACGTTCTACTCGGAGCCCGCGGCGGAGGATCGCGCGCACGCGATCGCGACGACGATCTTCGGCACGTGGTTCCCGCGCTTCGTGCGCGGCACGCTCGACGACGAGGGCATCCCCGGCGGGCTCTCGCCCGCGGTGACGGGCGACACGTACCGCATGCAGACGATGCTGCTGCTCGTGCGCGGTCGCGGTCCGGGCAACCCCGAGTCGCTCGGGAGCTACGAGCCGGCGCGCGAGGAGTCGGTGTTCTTCGACGACGTCGCGACCACCGAGATCGAGACGAGCCACGAGATCGTGGTCCGCGCGCTGCGCGACGCGCTCGTGTTCCTGCGCAGCGAGCCGAGCGCGCCGGGCGAAGGCGGGTTCGGCTCGGACGATCCCGACGACTGGATCTGGGGCCTGCGCCACGGCGTGCGCTTCGAGTCGCTGCTCGCCGACTTTCTCGGTGACGATCCGATGTTCTCGATCTTCGTCGACAACTTCTCGATCACGCCGGAGCGCATCGAGCTCGCGGAGGGGATCGGCGAGGGCGATCCGCGCGCGGGGCTCACGTTCTTCCCGCGGCCGGGCGATCAGTTCGACGTCGACGCAGCGAACCCGGGTCTCTCGGGCGAGCGCTTCACGCACGGGAGCGGACCGGTGTTCCGCATGGTGATCGCGCTCGGCGGCGAGCAAGGCGTCGAGGGCTGGAACGTGATCCCGGGAGGCCAGTCCGGGATCACGCAGAGCGAGCACTTCGACGATCAGGTGCAGCTCTGGCTCGGCAACGAGACGATCCCGATGCGCTGGGACGTGGAGGACGTGGTCGAGGGCGGCATCGGCCGCGAGGTGCTCGTGCCGATGCAGTGA
- a CDS encoding NADAR family protein, translating to MTNVIRFYSVTDAYGAFSNFAPFPIVVRGERWATSEHYFQAQKFVDAKDRDAVRRAKTPMIAARLGRDRSRKLRRDWESVKVSIMRDAVEAKFSQHDELRALLLATGDAKLVEHTENDDYWGDGGDGSGKNMLGRVLMDVRAKLAGGP from the coding sequence ATGACGAACGTGATTCGGTTCTACAGCGTCACGGACGCGTACGGAGCATTCTCGAACTTCGCGCCATTTCCGATCGTCGTGCGTGGTGAGCGTTGGGCGACGAGCGAGCACTACTTTCAGGCGCAGAAGTTCGTCGACGCAAAGGACCGCGATGCCGTGCGCCGGGCCAAGACGCCGATGATTGCGGCGCGACTCGGACGTGATCGGAGCCGCAAGCTGCGGCGTGATTGGGAATCGGTGAAGGTCTCGATCATGCGGGACGCCGTCGAGGCGAAGTTCTCGCAGCACGACGAGCTGCGCGCGCTCCTCCTCGCGACCGGCGATGCGAAGCTGGTCGAGCACACCGAGAATGACGACTACTGGGGCGACGGCGGCGACGGGAGCGGGAAGAACATGCTCGGCCGCGTCCTGATGGACGTCCGCGCCAAGCTCGCCGGCGGACCGTGA
- a CDS encoding MmcQ/YjbR family DNA-binding protein gives MHPTTEPPAHIKAHEETIRAKALAYPSTHEDRPWDHAAFKVKNKTFCFLVADATGLSLSVKLPESNNVALMLPFAQPTGYGLGKSGWVSAKFGVDDDVPIPMILDWLDESYRAVAPKTLVKALANGAVATAPAKSTPTLPTKTTAKKAPAKKPTGKAPSAPRTTPAGEASAKKAPTKKTAAKKTVTKTTPAKKTGAKKR, from the coding sequence ATGCATCCGACGACCGAGCCGCCGGCGCACATCAAGGCGCACGAAGAGACGATTCGCGCGAAGGCCCTCGCCTATCCCAGCACACACGAGGATCGGCCCTGGGATCACGCGGCGTTCAAGGTGAAGAACAAGACGTTCTGCTTCCTCGTCGCCGACGCGACCGGGCTCTCGCTGAGCGTGAAGCTGCCCGAGTCGAACAACGTCGCGCTGATGCTCCCGTTCGCGCAGCCGACCGGGTACGGGCTCGGAAAGAGCGGATGGGTGAGCGCGAAGTTCGGTGTCGACGACGACGTGCCGATTCCGATGATCCTCGACTGGCTCGACGAGAGCTATCGCGCGGTCGCGCCCAAGACGCTGGTGAAGGCGCTCGCGAACGGGGCCGTCGCGACGGCGCCCGCGAAGTCGACTCCGACGCTCCCGACGAAGACGACCGCGAAGAAGGCGCCCGCGAAGAAGCCGACCGGAAAGGCACCGAGCGCTCCGAGGACGACTCCGGCCGGCGAGGCCTCGGCGAAGAAGGCGCCGACGAAGAAGACCGCTGCGAAGAAGACCGTGACGAAGACCACGCCCGCGAAGAAGACGGGCGCGAAGAAGCGCTGA
- a CDS encoding DUF1592 domain-containing protein has translation MKARATLAVLALAAGLGGGCTGTLADNPSGPLGGPRGPGPSSCDDLPETSRIPRLTHDQYDNSVADLLQAPDLAPSEMLPPDTTGPIDARLWDGYRVAAETVATEIAARSGALTALLPCTPSGDGAACAHDFVVAFGRRAFRRPLSSEEIARFDGLFAMRADLTETGTFEEGVQLLVEAFLQSPSFLLRAERSTDRDGARIPLEDHDVASRLSYMLWNSMPDDALLDAADAGRLSTTEDIRAQAERMLMDPRARRMVESFHRRWLGIEGSDAARWSEIVRDPARYPGFREDMVPLFRDETLRFVEHVVFEREGGFGTLITEPTAFVNADLAPLYGLDPAGYGAELEPATLDATQRAGIFTRLGFLASHAMYDRTSPILRGAYLQEEVLCLELGSPPPGAEMTPLPAPSPDLVTTRERVTQQTSSEACASCHHQFINPVGFAFEHFDALGAYRELDNGEAVDSTGTAMLGGREETSFAGATDLSTAIANSPTAQRCYARHWVEYAYARQVASDRCTIEQLGTRLGEDGYSILDLLVDLTQTDAFRHRAVGTETTP, from the coding sequence ATGAAAGCCAGAGCCACGCTCGCGGTGCTCGCGCTCGCGGCCGGGCTCGGCGGAGGCTGCACCGGCACGCTCGCCGACAACCCGAGCGGTCCGCTCGGCGGCCCACGCGGTCCGGGCCCATCGAGCTGCGACGATCTCCCCGAGACCAGCCGCATCCCGCGCCTGACGCACGACCAGTACGACAACTCGGTCGCCGATCTGCTCCAGGCGCCCGACCTCGCGCCCTCCGAGATGCTGCCGCCCGACACGACGGGCCCGATCGATGCGCGTCTGTGGGACGGCTATCGCGTCGCCGCGGAGACGGTCGCGACCGAGATCGCGGCGCGCTCCGGCGCGCTGACCGCGCTGCTGCCGTGCACGCCGAGCGGCGACGGCGCGGCGTGCGCGCACGACTTCGTCGTCGCGTTCGGTCGTCGCGCGTTCCGCCGTCCGCTCTCGAGCGAAGAGATCGCGCGCTTCGACGGGCTCTTCGCGATGCGCGCCGATCTCACCGAGACCGGCACGTTCGAAGAGGGCGTGCAGCTCCTCGTCGAGGCGTTCCTGCAGTCGCCGAGCTTCCTGCTGCGCGCGGAGCGCAGCACCGATCGCGACGGCGCGCGCATCCCGCTCGAAGATCACGACGTCGCGTCGCGCCTCTCGTACATGCTCTGGAACAGCATGCCCGACGACGCGCTGCTCGATGCGGCGGACGCGGGTCGGCTCTCGACCACCGAGGACATCCGCGCGCAGGCCGAGCGCATGTTGATGGATCCGCGCGCGCGCCGGATGGTCGAGTCGTTCCATCGGCGCTGGCTCGGCATCGAGGGCAGCGACGCCGCGCGGTGGAGCGAGATCGTGCGTGATCCCGCGCGCTATCCGGGGTTCCGCGAGGACATGGTGCCGCTCTTCCGCGACGAGACGCTGCGCTTCGTCGAGCACGTCGTCTTCGAGCGCGAGGGCGGATTCGGCACGCTGATCACCGAGCCCACCGCGTTCGTGAACGCCGATCTCGCGCCGCTCTATGGGCTCGATCCTGCGGGCTACGGCGCGGAGCTCGAGCCGGCCACGCTCGATGCGACGCAGCGCGCGGGCATCTTCACGCGCCTCGGGTTCCTCGCGTCGCACGCGATGTACGACCGCACGTCGCCGATCCTGCGCGGCGCGTACCTGCAGGAAGAAGTGCTCTGTCTCGAGCTCGGCTCGCCGCCGCCCGGCGCGGAGATGACGCCACTGCCCGCGCCGAGCCCCGACCTCGTGACGACGCGAGAGCGCGTGACGCAACAGACCTCCTCCGAGGCATGCGCGAGCTGTCATCACCAGTTCATCAATCCGGTCGGGTTCGCGTTCGAGCACTTCGACGCGCTGGGCGCCTATCGCGAGCTCGACAACGGCGAAGCGGTCGACTCGACCGGGACTGCGATGCTCGGCGGGCGCGAAGAAACGTCGTTCGCGGGCGCGACGGATCTCTCGACGGCGATCGCGAATTCGCCCACGGCGCAGCGCTGCTATGCGCGCCACTGGGTCGAGTACGCGTATGCGCGCCAGGTCGCGAGCGACCGCTGCACCATCGAGCAGCTCGGGACGCGCCTCGGCGAAGACGGATATTCGATCCTCGATCTGCTCGTGGACCTCACGCAGACCGACGCGTTCCGCCATCGCGCGGTCGGTACGGAGACGACGCCGTGA
- a CDS encoding DUF1552 domain-containing protein — translation MKRRTFLRGLGGAAVALPILSSVPSLFAQPSEPIKRLVIFFQPNGVNMSDFFPANDRGALTDASFVGRGVEPLAAFRSKLLVPRGIHMSPRGFGLDGIAGCDHRKGMSCKLTAVGLSDDSRNYALGHSVDFEAARRINPGGVDPLVLHVGRRVDPADGGATDFVSYSAANTPYAGENNPWNVYRSLMGIIPGGEAEDRIVRRRQSVADLVREDLQTLRRMPMSSDDRMKIDAWLALVRDTETSMPGLCDAGTPGALGITGVDRYDGMSDDQVGSDGEFREAGRMLMRLSVLSMVCDQNRVSTIQWSRGSGGPTFRWDGITHDFTHHQLSHRTGRDDAAGADLPGIERMIGDIDRWYASRFAELLGWMDQFAEGEGTVLDHSAVMWINELSDGKAHHFNNLPIVIAGSAGGYLKQGEVVDCSRSGDYGAIEGAPHNALLTTLLNAVGAASEGFGDTSRGRTGEYSQIKA, via the coding sequence GTGAAGCGACGCACCTTCCTCCGCGGCCTCGGCGGCGCTGCCGTGGCGCTGCCCATCCTCAGCTCGGTGCCGAGCCTGTTCGCGCAGCCGAGCGAGCCGATCAAGCGGCTCGTGATCTTCTTCCAGCCGAACGGCGTGAACATGAGCGACTTCTTCCCCGCGAACGATCGCGGGGCGCTCACGGATGCGTCGTTCGTCGGGCGTGGCGTCGAGCCGCTCGCGGCGTTCCGCTCGAAGCTGCTCGTGCCGCGCGGCATCCACATGTCTCCGCGCGGGTTCGGGCTCGACGGAATCGCAGGGTGCGATCACCGCAAGGGCATGAGCTGCAAGCTCACCGCGGTCGGGCTGAGCGACGACTCGCGCAATTACGCGCTCGGTCACTCGGTCGATTTCGAAGCGGCGCGGCGCATCAATCCGGGCGGCGTCGATCCGCTCGTGCTCCACGTGGGACGGCGCGTCGATCCCGCGGACGGCGGTGCGACGGACTTCGTCTCCTATTCGGCGGCGAATACGCCGTATGCAGGGGAGAACAACCCCTGGAACGTCTATCGATCGCTGATGGGGATCATCCCCGGTGGCGAGGCCGAGGATCGCATCGTGCGGCGGCGTCAGAGCGTCGCGGATCTCGTGCGCGAGGATCTGCAGACGCTGCGCCGGATGCCGATGTCGAGCGACGATCGGATGAAGATCGACGCGTGGCTCGCGCTGGTGCGCGACACCGAGACGTCGATGCCGGGGCTCTGCGATGCGGGCACGCCGGGCGCGCTCGGGATCACCGGTGTCGATCGCTACGACGGGATGAGCGACGACCAGGTGGGCAGTGACGGAGAGTTCCGCGAGGCTGGGCGCATGTTGATGCGCCTGTCGGTGCTCTCGATGGTCTGTGATCAGAACCGCGTGTCGACGATCCAGTGGTCGCGCGGATCGGGCGGCCCGACGTTCCGGTGGGACGGGATCACGCACGACTTCACGCACCACCAGCTCTCGCACCGCACCGGGCGCGACGACGCGGCGGGCGCGGATCTGCCGGGCATCGAGCGGATGATCGGCGACATCGATCGCTGGTACGCGTCGCGCTTCGCGGAGCTGCTCGGCTGGATGGATCAGTTCGCGGAGGGCGAGGGCACCGTGCTCGATCACAGCGCGGTGATGTGGATCAACGAGCTCTCGGACGGAAAGGCGCACCACTTCAACAACCTGCCGATCGTGATCGCGGGCTCGGCGGGCGGATATCTGAAGCAGGGCGAGGTCGTCGACTGCTCGCGCAGCGGTGACTACGGCGCGATCGAGGGGGCGCCGCACAACGCGCTGCTGACGACGCTCCTGAACGCCGTGGGGGCCGCGAGCGAGGGATTCGGAGATACGTCTCGGGGGCGGACCGGCGAGTACTCGCAGATCAAGGCATGA
- a CDS encoding JmjC domain-containing protein, which yields MLGEWLAGSSIDRFRAEQLGRAPFASPGTAREAIARFDWDTLDRVLRAPDLDALVVRRGRAEDVALPRDLATLRALFARELGVVVRRAERHDHALAAMAHDLARDVPGEAHVQLFVTPGRSHGFGWHYDAEEVFIAQTAGSKTYYFRRNTIDPDPTPGAQPDFARVREETTPLMSCTLVAGDWLYLPRGWWHVAKAIEDSLSISIGITPPR from the coding sequence GTGCTGGGGGAATGGCTCGCGGGATCGTCGATCGATCGATTCCGCGCGGAGCAGCTCGGGCGCGCGCCGTTCGCGTCGCCGGGCACTGCGCGCGAGGCGATCGCGCGCTTCGACTGGGACACGCTCGACCGCGTGCTGCGCGCGCCCGATCTCGACGCGCTCGTCGTGCGCCGCGGGCGCGCCGAGGACGTGGCGCTGCCGCGCGATCTCGCGACGCTGCGCGCGCTCTTCGCGCGCGAGCTCGGCGTCGTGGTGCGACGCGCCGAGCGACACGACCACGCGCTCGCGGCGATGGCGCACGACCTCGCGCGCGACGTGCCCGGCGAGGCGCACGTGCAGCTCTTCGTGACGCCCGGACGCTCGCACGGCTTCGGCTGGCACTACGACGCCGAAGAGGTCTTCATCGCGCAGACCGCAGGCTCGAAGACCTACTACTTCCGACGCAACACGATCGATCCCGATCCCACGCCCGGTGCGCAGCCGGACTTCGCGCGCGTGCGCGAAGAGACGACGCCGCTGATGAGCTGCACGCTCGTCGCGGGCGACTGGCTGTATCTGCCGCGCGGCTGGTGGCACGTCGCCAAGGCGATCGAGGACTCGTTGTCGATCTCGATCGGCATCACGCCGCCGCGCTGA